The following coding sequences lie in one Xylocopa sonorina isolate GNS202 chromosome 15, iyXylSono1_principal, whole genome shotgun sequence genomic window:
- the Krz gene encoding beta-arrestin protein kurtz isoform X3: MDTVDSASKRQATRVFKKSSLNGKITVYLGKRDFVDHITHVDPIDGVVLIDPDYVKDHKVFGHVVAAFKYGREDLDVLGLNFRKELYLTAEQIYPVVSGAQQRNLTRLQEKLIKKLGKDAYPFYFELPPHCAASVTLQPAPGDTGKPCGVDYELIAFVGETQDDKPQKRNSVRLAIRKIMYAPSKQGEQPSVEVSKEFVMSPNKLHLEASLDKELYHHGENIAVNVHIANNSNRTVKKIKVSVRQFADICLFSTAQYKCTVAEAESDVVYPSQRENLGIIVQYKVKVKLYLGPLGGELVAELPFILMHPKPEEEEPAPPTARASPTQKVESGEIPLDTNLIQLDTEAYGDDDIIFEDFARLRLKGETDA; this comes from the exons ATGGACACTGTGGACAGTGCCAGCAAGCGGCAAGCtacacgcgtcttcaagaagtCCAGCCTGAATGGGAAGATCACCGTGTACCTTGGGAAAAGGGATTTCGTCGATCACATAACTCACGTCGACCCTATTG ACGGGGTCGTGCTGATTGACCCGGACTACGTGAAGGATCACAAGGTCTTTGGGCACGTTGTCGCCGCGTTCAAGTACGGCAGGGAGGACCTCGACGTTCTTGGGCTGAATTTCCGCAAGGAGCTCTATCTGACCGCCGAACAGATCTATCCGGTGGTGTCCGGGGCGCAGCAGAGGAATCTGACGCGGTTGCAGGAGAAGCTGATCAAGAAATTAGGAAAGGATGCGTACCCGTTCTACTTCGAGCTTCCGCCTCACTGCGCCGCGTCAGTGACGCTGCAACCGGCCCCAGGTGACACAGGCAAGCCGTGCGGCGTCGACTACGAGCTGATCGCGTTCGTTGGCGAAACGCAGGACGACAAGCCGCAGAAACG AAACTCGGTGCGGCTAGCGATACGGAAGATTATGTACGCGCCGTCGAAGCAAGGCGAGCAGCCTTCCGTCGAGGTGAGCAAAGAGTTCGTCATGTCCCCAAATAAGCTCCACCTGGAGGCGTCCCTGGACAAGGAGCTGTACCACCACGGCGAGAACATCGCGGTGAACGTGCACATAGCGAACAACAGCAATCGGACGGTGAAAAAGATCAAAGTGTCCGTGAGGCAGTTCGCGGACATTTGCCTGTTCTCCACCGCGCAGTACAAGTGCACGGTCGCCGAGGCGGAGAGCGA TGTGGTGTATCCCTCGCAACGCGAGAACCTTGGGATCATCGTCCAGTACAAAGTGAAAGTTAAACTCTACCTCGGACCCCTTGGAGG CGAATTAGTGGCAGAACTGCCGTTCATCTTGATGCATCCGAAACCGGAAGAAGAGGAACCGGCACCACCCACCGCGCGGGCCAGCCCGACGCAGAAGGTGGAGAGCGGCGAGATACCACTCGACACAAACCTGATCCAATTGGACAC
- the Krz gene encoding beta-arrestin protein kurtz isoform X1: MDTVDSASKRQATRVFKKSSLNGKITVYLGKRDFVDHITHVDPIDGVVLIDPDYVKDHKVFGHVVAAFKYGREDLDVLGLNFRKELYLTAEQIYPVVSGAQQRNLTRLQEKLIKKLGKDAYPFYFELPPHCAASVTLQPAPGDTGKPCGVDYELIAFVGETQDDKPQKRNSVRLAIRKIMYAPSKQGEQPSVEVSKEFVMSPNKLHLEASLDKELYHHGENIAVNVHIANNSNRTVKKIKVSVRQFADICLFSTAQYKCTVAEAESEEGCPVGPGFTLSKVFSLTPLLANNKHKWGLALDGQIKDEDTNLASSTLVVYPSQRENLGIIVQYKVKVKLYLGPLGGELVAELPFILMHPKPEEEEPAPPTARASPTQKVESGEIPLDTNLIQLDTEAYGDDDIIFEDFARLRLKGETDA, translated from the exons ATGGACACTGTGGACAGTGCCAGCAAGCGGCAAGCtacacgcgtcttcaagaagtCCAGCCTGAATGGGAAGATCACCGTGTACCTTGGGAAAAGGGATTTCGTCGATCACATAACTCACGTCGACCCTATTG ACGGGGTCGTGCTGATTGACCCGGACTACGTGAAGGATCACAAGGTCTTTGGGCACGTTGTCGCCGCGTTCAAGTACGGCAGGGAGGACCTCGACGTTCTTGGGCTGAATTTCCGCAAGGAGCTCTATCTGACCGCCGAACAGATCTATCCGGTGGTGTCCGGGGCGCAGCAGAGGAATCTGACGCGGTTGCAGGAGAAGCTGATCAAGAAATTAGGAAAGGATGCGTACCCGTTCTACTTCGAGCTTCCGCCTCACTGCGCCGCGTCAGTGACGCTGCAACCGGCCCCAGGTGACACAGGCAAGCCGTGCGGCGTCGACTACGAGCTGATCGCGTTCGTTGGCGAAACGCAGGACGACAAGCCGCAGAAACG AAACTCGGTGCGGCTAGCGATACGGAAGATTATGTACGCGCCGTCGAAGCAAGGCGAGCAGCCTTCCGTCGAGGTGAGCAAAGAGTTCGTCATGTCCCCAAATAAGCTCCACCTGGAGGCGTCCCTGGACAAGGAGCTGTACCACCACGGCGAGAACATCGCGGTGAACGTGCACATAGCGAACAACAGCAATCGGACGGTGAAAAAGATCAAAGTGTCCGTGAGGCAGTTCGCGGACATTTGCCTGTTCTCCACCGCGCAGTACAAGTGCACGGTCGCCGAGGCGGAGAGCGA GGAGGGGTGCCCAGTGGGGCCAGGTTTCACGCTGAGCAAAGTGTTCTCTCTGACACCGCTTCTCGCCAACAACAAACATAAATGGGGGCTTGCCCTCGATGGCCAGATCAAAGACGAGGACACCAATCTGGCGTCCAGCACTCT TGTGGTGTATCCCTCGCAACGCGAGAACCTTGGGATCATCGTCCAGTACAAAGTGAAAGTTAAACTCTACCTCGGACCCCTTGGAGG CGAATTAGTGGCAGAACTGCCGTTCATCTTGATGCATCCGAAACCGGAAGAAGAGGAACCGGCACCACCCACCGCGCGGGCCAGCCCGACGCAGAAGGTGGAGAGCGGCGAGATACCACTCGACACAAACCTGATCCAATTGGACAC
- the Krz gene encoding beta-arrestin protein kurtz isoform X2, with product MDTVDSASKRQATRVFKKSSLNGKITVYLGKRDFVDHITHVDPIDGVVLIDPDYVKDHKVFGHVVAAFKYGREDLDVLGLNFRKELYLTAEQIYPVVSGAQQRNLTRLQEKLIKKLGKDAYPFYFELPPHCAASVTLQPAPGDTGKPCGVDYELIAFVGETQDDKPQKRNSVRLAIRKIMYAPSKQGEQPSVEVSKEFVMSPNKLHLEASLDKELYHHGENIAVNVHIANNSNRTVKKIKVSVRQFADICLFSTAQYKCTVAEAESDIGVAPGFTLSKVFSLRPTLADNKDKRGLALDGQLKHEDTNLASSTIVVYPSQRENLGIIVQYKVKVKLYLGPLGGELVAELPFILMHPKPEEEEPAPPTARASPTQKVESGEIPLDTNLIQLDTEAYGDDDIIFEDFARLRLKGETDA from the exons ATGGACACTGTGGACAGTGCCAGCAAGCGGCAAGCtacacgcgtcttcaagaagtCCAGCCTGAATGGGAAGATCACCGTGTACCTTGGGAAAAGGGATTTCGTCGATCACATAACTCACGTCGACCCTATTG ACGGGGTCGTGCTGATTGACCCGGACTACGTGAAGGATCACAAGGTCTTTGGGCACGTTGTCGCCGCGTTCAAGTACGGCAGGGAGGACCTCGACGTTCTTGGGCTGAATTTCCGCAAGGAGCTCTATCTGACCGCCGAACAGATCTATCCGGTGGTGTCCGGGGCGCAGCAGAGGAATCTGACGCGGTTGCAGGAGAAGCTGATCAAGAAATTAGGAAAGGATGCGTACCCGTTCTACTTCGAGCTTCCGCCTCACTGCGCCGCGTCAGTGACGCTGCAACCGGCCCCAGGTGACACAGGCAAGCCGTGCGGCGTCGACTACGAGCTGATCGCGTTCGTTGGCGAAACGCAGGACGACAAGCCGCAGAAACG AAACTCGGTGCGGCTAGCGATACGGAAGATTATGTACGCGCCGTCGAAGCAAGGCGAGCAGCCTTCCGTCGAGGTGAGCAAAGAGTTCGTCATGTCCCCAAATAAGCTCCACCTGGAGGCGTCCCTGGACAAGGAGCTGTACCACCACGGCGAGAACATCGCGGTGAACGTGCACATAGCGAACAACAGCAATCGGACGGTGAAAAAGATCAAAGTGTCCGTGAGGCAGTTCGCGGACATTTGCCTGTTCTCCACCGCGCAGTACAAGTGCACGGTCGCCGAGGCGGAGAGCGA TATAGGGGTAGCGCCAGGATTCACCCTGAGCAAGGTGTTTTCTCTAAGGCCGACGCTTGCTGACAACAAAGACAAGCGAGGCCTTGCTCTAGACGGCCAACTTAAGCACGAGGACACCAATCTAGCATCTAGCACAAT TGTGGTGTATCCCTCGCAACGCGAGAACCTTGGGATCATCGTCCAGTACAAAGTGAAAGTTAAACTCTACCTCGGACCCCTTGGAGG CGAATTAGTGGCAGAACTGCCGTTCATCTTGATGCATCCGAAACCGGAAGAAGAGGAACCGGCACCACCCACCGCGCGGGCCAGCCCGACGCAGAAGGTGGAGAGCGGCGAGATACCACTCGACACAAACCTGATCCAATTGGACAC